DNA from Aggregatimonas sangjinii:
AATACTTCGGAAAATCGATGAATTTCATAGCTTTCATTTCATCGAAATCCAATAAAAAAAGTGTACACTGCTTATTCCAAAAAATTTGTATTCGATGGCACTTTACGGATAGCACCTATGCTCATCATGCAATTTTTTTTGTAAGAGATTCGGTAAGAAGTGAATAAGCCTTACTTTTGCCGGCTTAGTTTCAGCGCAGTTTCTGAAATAAATGCCGCACCAATGAAAAAGTATCTGAATCTTTTCGATTTCAAACAAAAGGTAGATTACAAGACCGAAATACTATCGGGATTAACCGTAGCCTTGGCTTTAGTGCCCGAGGCAATCGCTTTTGCCCTTATTCCAGGATTTTCTCCTTTGACCGGCTTGTATGCCGCTTTTGTCTTGGCCTTGATTACTTCTATATTCGGAGGGCGACCAGGAATGATCTCGGGTGCCACTGGCGCAGTGGCCGTGGTTTTTATCGGCTTGATTTTGGAGCTCAAAAGAAATTTTCCCGAGATAGAACCCGAAACGATATTGAACTATGTTTTTGCAACGGTCATTGTCGCCGGGGTACTACAAATTGGTGCTGGACTTCTGCGATTGGGAAAATTTATTCGTTTGGTGCCCCACCCGGTAATGTTCGGGTTCGTGAACGGTTTGGCCATTATCATCTTTATGGCGCAATTCCCCAATTTTTATCAAAAAGGAACGGATGCCCTATTGGAAACCACACCATTCATGATTATGCTAGGGCTCACCTTATTCACCATGCTCATTATTTGGGGCCTGCCTAAACTAACAAAGGCGATTCCTTCATCCTTGGTTGCGATTGTAGTGGTTTCCGCGATAGTGATAGGCTTTGGAATAGATACCCTCACCGTAGCTGATACGATGAAAGAGGGTGAGTCCATCAAAGGCGGGTTTCCGCCGATATCTATTCCGCAGATACCGATTACTTGGGAAACCTTTACGATTATCTTCCCTTACGCCGGCATTGTTGCCGGGGTGGGCTTGATCGAAAGTCTGTTGACCTTGAACATTATCGATGAAATTACCGAGACGCGGGGTAGCGGTAATCGGGAATGTGTGGCACAGGGTACTGCGAATTTTCTTTCTGGATTCCTGTCCGGTATGGGTGGTTGTGCGATGATCGGCCAGAGTTTGATCAATACCTCGTCGGGCGCAAGGGCACGTCTCTCGGGAATTACGGCTGCGGTTATGCTCTTGGTGTTTATCATGTTCGGATCGAGCTTGATCGAACGTTTGCCCATGGCCGCCTTGGTGGGGCTGATGTTTATGGTCGCTATCGGAACTTTTGAATGGGCCAGTTTTAAAACGTTCAGAAAGATGCCAAATTCGGATGTGGTCGTAATGGTATTGGTCACTTTGATTACGGCGATCACGCATAATTTGGCCATCGCAGTACTGTTGGGTGTGATCATTTCAGCTTTGGCCTATTCCTGGGAGAACGCCAAACGAATTCGGGCCAGAAAACGCATCGATGAAGATGGCGTAAAGCACTACGAGATTTACGGGCCTTTATTTTTCGGTTCTACGACAGCTTTTGCTGAAAAGTTCGATATACAGAACGATCCGACCGAGGTTATCGTTGACTTCAGGGAGAGCCGTGTAGCCGATATGTCCGGAATCGAGGCACTGAATAAACTAACCGAACGCTATCGTAATGTTGGGAAAAAAATACACCTCAAGCATTTGAGCAAAGATTGTATACAGTTGCTCGAAGATGCAGAAGACATCATTGATGTAAATGTTTTGGAAGACCCTACTTATAAAGTGGTCGTAGACAAACCCAAAAAGAAAGATGCGGAGGAGCAAAATCCGTTTAAACTTTGGGGACTGTAAGATTTTCAGGCCTTACCCCTTTTTTTGACGAACTAGGACTCCCGTTCCAGCCGAACCAATATCGAAATGATAGTTGTTTTTTAATTCTTTTGTTATTTCTGTCTACGGCATCTTCCTTCTTGGTTATTTTTCCTATGTCTTTCATACACTGTTTTTAGAGAGGTTGTTTAGTAGAAAGACGAAGCAATAGGGAAGAAGAGGATAAAATTTTGTTAAACTTTTTTTAATAGGCGTAATTTTTCACACGCTATTTGGCTTTATTACTCATTCCCATAACGTAGGAACCATATACCTGTTCAAAGCTCATAAGTTTAGCTATGCGCATTTTGATTGTTCTAGTTCATCGCTAGCACCGCTGTTGTCTTCTCGGGTAGTCTGCCATCTTTATGCAAACTCGAAAGAAACACTATTTCTTTGGAATGGATGTTCGGGCGATTCCTGTTTACAGCATATCAGAGGAAAAGTACCGATAAGGAAACAAAAAGTGCCGTTATCCATACTGAATGGATAACGGCACATAAAATTTTGATAATGCTTCCTACAACGTTCTTAAATATTCGGCCACCTCACGTGTCTCGTCGTCGGTTAAATTTTGATTGAGCATAATGGCGTTATTGTATTCCTTTAATAATGCCTTTGCAATCGGGTCTTCTTTTAGCATCCCGTCGGGATTTTTGATCATGTTCATTACCCAGGCCGGGCTTCTTCTTTCGTAAACCCCTTTTAAGGCTGGGCCTATCATACGTTTCTCGGCCATATGGCAGGCCGTACAAATGGCCTTGTATTTGGCTTCTCCGGCCGCGGCCATTTCGGCGTTTATAGCCTCATCGAACGAGACATCCTTAAACGGACCAACACCATCATTATCCATATCTACAGGTACGGCTGCTTCCTCTGCGGCTTCCGTCTTTTTCTCTGGTTTGGCGGTCTTCATTTCAAAGCCCTCTTTTTTCTCTTCCTTCTTCTCGCCACAGCTAAAGATCAAACCGCCCATAGCCAACAGGATTATTATTTTTTTCATATGTACTGTGTTTTTGGCTGAAATCGCTTCAGCATCTCTATTGTTTTAGTCCTCTAATATAAGCATTAGGTAAAATTAAAGCACTTCTTCGATAAACTTTATCGCTCTTTTTTCGCTGTACGTGGTATTTTTTGAACCGAAGTAGCCGACATGTCCGCCATATGCGGAAACTTCCAAATACAGATGGGGATTAGAATGCGCCTCCTGGTATGGGTAACATTCGGGCCCTAGGAAGGAGTCATTTTTTGCATTTAGTAGTAATGCGGGAATCTTGATATTCGGTAAAAACTGCAAACAGCTGCATTTTTCATAATAAT
Protein-coding regions in this window:
- a CDS encoding c-type cytochrome encodes the protein MKKIIILLAMGGLIFSCGEKKEEKKEGFEMKTAKPEKKTEAAEEAAVPVDMDNDGVGPFKDVSFDEAINAEMAAAGEAKYKAICTACHMAEKRMIGPALKGVYERRSPAWVMNMIKNPDGMLKEDPIAKALLKEYNNAIMLNQNLTDDETREVAEYLRTL
- a CDS encoding SulP family inorganic anion transporter, translating into MKKYLNLFDFKQKVDYKTEILSGLTVALALVPEAIAFALIPGFSPLTGLYAAFVLALITSIFGGRPGMISGATGAVAVVFIGLILELKRNFPEIEPETILNYVFATVIVAGVLQIGAGLLRLGKFIRLVPHPVMFGFVNGLAIIIFMAQFPNFYQKGTDALLETTPFMIMLGLTLFTMLIIWGLPKLTKAIPSSLVAIVVVSAIVIGFGIDTLTVADTMKEGESIKGGFPPISIPQIPITWETFTIIFPYAGIVAGVGLIESLLTLNIIDEITETRGSGNRECVAQGTANFLSGFLSGMGGCAMIGQSLINTSSGARARLSGITAAVMLLVFIMFGSSLIERLPMAALVGLMFMVAIGTFEWASFKTFRKMPNSDVVVMVLVTLITAITHNLAIAVLLGVIISALAYSWENAKRIRARKRIDEDGVKHYEIYGPLFFGSTTAFAEKFDIQNDPTEVIVDFRESRVADMSGIEALNKLTERYRNVGKKIHLKHLSKDCIQLLEDAEDIIDVNVLEDPTYKVVVDKPKKKDAEEQNPFKLWGL